The Elaeis guineensis isolate ETL-2024a chromosome 11, EG11, whole genome shotgun sequence genomic interval GAACGAGAGCTCCCACCTCCCTTTACTTTATGGTTGTGTGAGAGACCCTTGTTTCTTTAATGATCCATCTCTCTCCTCTCCGTATCACATGTTGTGGTTGTCAGGCCACACCTTTAAGCGAGTTGACGAGTCTTTCCTCCTTGGTTACCATGAGAGAGAGAAGTCGATTCAGCTTTCCCACCCAACAGCTTTTGGCTGGGAAGATGATTTCCTTTTCTTGATATGTGGTTTCTGCTCGTAGGCCCTGCTCTCCTGCTTCCCATTCCACGCACCCAAACAGAGACTTACTTTTCCCCTTTTCTCCCCTCCCACTTTCCCTCCCCCTATACTCAGTTTTTGCTGTTTAGGGAAACAAATTGATTCAGGCCTATCGTTGTGAGCGTGGGAAAGCCTCCTATATCCTCCGTACCCTTCTCCTTGCTTGGCTATTTTGAACTGagaggtttaaaaaaaaaaaaagaataaaaaaaaaaggtcatgGGATCATCTATCAGAAGGTCTCAATGCATCTGCCTCCTTGTATGGACAGGCAAGGTAAGCAcggatgggaaaaaaaaaaaaaggatatataAAGTAAATTACGCCGGCCCCTCGTGGTTGGGTTGGGATAGTCACAGATTTTCACCTAATATTTCTAAAATATGCATTCTATTCTTTGAGGCAAAGCGTTTCGAAAATACACATCCAGCTACCTAACTTTTACGGTATATAATTTATAACCTCTTACAGTTATCTTTCTGCTAAATAAGTTGCGGACCTTAGTGATGTCATCGTTCTCTTATCTATTTGCCTTAAAATATTTTAGCTGATTTCGGACAAGTTTAAAATGATCAGATTAGTCTTAAAATATCAAGATTAAGTTAGCTAATTTGGGATACTTTGGTATTTTTAATCTTGTCCAAAATTGgctaagatatttaagatttaaCTGGGTTAGAGAGTGATTGATGGTTTATTTATTTAACAGAAAAAAAAGGAATGGGAGGTTTAAATGTTATGCATATGGTAAAAATTAGATAGTGGAATGTGTATTTTTGAAATGTCAGATGGAAATCTATAATTATTCTGAACCTTAGTGTAATTTACtcaagattatatatatatatatatatatatatatatatatatatagagagagagagagagagagagagagagagagagagagaaagggggagggatttaaatttggatataaatatagatatttgaATTTTGGGTGATGAAATGTAATGTTTTAGTAGGCATGATAAGGGAGAGAACAAGTTAGTGACCACATACCCTatcttaattaaaattaaaagatcttcATATGTTCTACTTTTCTCTTCTTTGGCCATGTGGGTCACCAACATTCGTAAACAAAGCTAGGCTAAGCAGAGACCCACTTGAAACCACTACACCTAACACTAATGGTAACCGTGTAATCATGTTTAGATCGCTGCTCTTTATGTGCCAAATGACATGTGGACGTAGGCATACGTTCTCAAATAAAGCAGCAGCCACCGGATTGAGCGAGTCGGTCAAAAAAATAAAGTGCACGAATGGACTAAAGGAGATTACATTAGACCATTTTCTACAATAAGGAATAAAAAACTACCATCCTAGCACGTTCACTAACCTTTAATGAATGTATTCATTGTACAAATGAAGGTGAGTGGTGGCCAAATACGACTCCATACACCCCATCCCGCTAAAAATGGTACAATGTTGACGTATGACAGGTAATTATTTGACCCTATGTCCTAAATTCAATTCTTTATAATTGTCTTAGTGGGGTCCGACCTATGCACCAACTaggtaattgatttagccctcaCCCGAATATTGTACTCAATTCAAACCAAATGGGCCCACAAATTGGGCGCGATTTATATTCCTAGCATATGTAACAAATGGGCGAGTACAAACATTGCACTGTGCACGATAGCACAGTGGGATTGAAACCGGATGGAATATGAAaagatattaatatatttatatctatatttatattatttgataaatataaatataaatattaatattaattaaatataaaaatttatatttatatttagccTAAATGAATATGAATacaaatcatatttataaatatgattataATTATCCTTTATGAtcatagaatcaaaaatattatcatgataaattatattaataatatattaatataattatttatttttttaaaaaaattatatatgttatagaaaattaaataaaattatatgaagaattaaatatttggatACAAATTGAATAGTTGTCTATCTACATTCATATTCAGttttttgatggatatggatatggattttAGCCAGATGCGTAGAATCTTTATTTATATCCGTTAGTTTTTGAtatgaaataaatttagataaatatctgatttatttttatttttacaattGATGATTTTTTGGTTAGGAAAACAAACGTAGACATGGATTTGGTTGGGGGGGCGCGCTATGTGGGGGGTGTGATTTTGTGTTGATGGGTGCAAATTATGTCTATCCAAAAGTCCTCCATGGCTGGTGTCATGCGCAAATTATGTTGAGCCCCCCAACCAAGGTTGCATCAAGCTCACTCTTAATATGCTTGCAGTATAATTGAATGTAGAGCTCATATATGGTATCTCAAAACTATGATCATCaattgtttaccaaaaaaaaaaaactatgatcATCAATTATATACCTTTTATGTATTTTTGTACTATATGCATATAAATGTACTGTATCTAAGCTGAAATAATCATATTTCTGCTTCCCTTGGGAGGGCGGTCAACCCAACCCAAagaccagaggaggaggaggagatagcCACATTTCTTTAAATACCTAAGTTGCCCTTCCACTTTCCCTCTCTttcccatccctctttctctctcgctTTCCATCCCTATTCCCTTATCATTCCATCTACTCTCTTCCTGCCCCTACTACAGCAGAAGAATCAGGCACAAGAAGAAGAAGCCCCCAAAAAGCCAGAATTACTTTGGCCCCCAATTCCCCACATCCAAAACCCACAAGAAACAAAGCGCTGGTTAACCAGGAGCAAGTGTTGggagagagaaaaggagaagCGGACAGAGAAGGCGAGAAGAGGCTGGgggaaataaaagataaaaaataaataaaaaaaacgaCGTCTCGCTTTCCAAGTTTGTGCTCTCTCTATCCATCGTTTCCAAAACCCAAAACCCAAAACCCAAAACCCATCAGTACCAAAACAGGAAGCAGACCGGCGCCGGAAGCCCAGCGGGATCTCCGGTTCGGGGCATGGACGGCGGAGATGCCCAGCAATTCCGGCTATCGCCGGCGGATTCCTCCGGTTAAATGCCCGGCCATCGCAGCCTCCACCGCCGCGGCAGCCGACCCCGCAGAAGACGACGATGGAAGACGCTAGATGGCGACGATAGATAGATACCAATATCGCAACAGTAAGCAAATAATACTACTTTGGAATCCTTTCCTTGGAGCATAAGGAGTTGGAGCAGTGCCAAGAGTTTGTGCGAGATTTGGATTGGAGAGAAAAGTGGGAGGATTTGTTCTTGTTGTGTTGGTACTGCTCATGGCGACGGCGAACGCCTCCGCTTCGGCGGCAGCGGCAGCGGCGGTGATGGACCCGCCCGCGGTGGCGGAGGACGCGACCGCGAAGGCGGTGCACAAGAGGTACGAGGGTCTGATGACGGTGCGGACCAAGGCGATCAAGGGGAAAGGGGCGTGGTACTGGTCCCACCTGGAGCCCATCCTGGTCCAGAGCTCCGACACCGGCCTCCCCAAGGCGGTCAAGCTCCGCTGCTCCCTCTGCGACGCCATCTTCTCCGCCTCCAACCCTTCCCGCACCGCCTCCGAGCACCTCAAGCGCGGCACCTGCCCCAATTTcacctccccttcctcctcctccacccCCGCCCTCCCATCCCCGCCCCCCAGGCCCATCTCCTCCATCGCCCCCTGCTCCTCCGCCGCCCACCCCCACCACGGCAGCCGCAAGCGCTCCTCCGCCACCAATCCGCTGCCCCACTcctaccaccaccaccaccaccacctccacgCTTCCTCCCTCGCCCTCATCGACCCCTCCCGCTTCTCCTCCTCCCCCACCGCCGCCTCCGCCGGCGGCGACGTCGTGTACCCATCCTCCAGCACCCCGCCTCCGCATCACCTCCACCCCCACCTGGTGCTCTCCGGCGGCAAGGAGGACCTGGGGGCTTTGGCGATGCTGGAGGACAGCGTGAAGAAGCTTAAGAGCCCCAAAACCTCCCCCGGCCCGGCTCTCGCCAAGGCCCAGGTCGATTCCGCCCTCTCCCTCCTCTCGGACTGGTTCTACGAGTCCTGCGGCGCCGTCTCCCTGTCCTCCGCCGAGCACCCCAAGTTCCGCTCCTTCCTCCACCAGGTCGGCCTCCCCCTCTCTCCCGCCGCGACCTCGCCGGCCCCCGCCTCGACGCCCGCTTTGAGGAGGCCCGCGCCGATGCCGACGCCCGCATCCGCGACgccctcttcttccagctctcctcCGACGGCTGGCGCCCCCGCGACGCCACCGCCACCTCCGACGCCCTCGTCAGCCTCGCCGTCAACCTTCCCAACGGCACCTCCGTCTTCCACCGGGCCGTCCTTTCCCACGGCGGCGCCCCCTCCAAGTACGCCGAGGAGGTTCTCTGGGACACCGTCGCCGACGTCTGCGGCAGTGCCGTCCAGCGCTGCGCCGGCATCGTCTCCGACCGCTTCAAGTCCAAGGCGTTGCGCAACCTCGAGACCCAGAACCATTGGATGGTCAACCTCTACTGCCAGCTCCAGGGCTTCCACAGCCTCATCaaggacttcgccctcgacctcCCCCTCTGCCACTCCGTCGCCATCAACTGCTGCAAGCTCGCCACCTTCTTCAACACCAACAACCAGGCCCGGGGCATCTTCCACAAGTACCAGCTCCAGCAGCTCGACCACGCGTCACTCCTTCGCGTCCCGCCCTCCTTCGACCCTTCGGCCGAGAGTGGCAGCCATGGCAGGGAGATCGTACGTAACTTCGCGCCCGTTTTCGCGATGCTGGAGGACATCATGGCCGCTGCCCGGGCTCTCCAGTTGGCGGTCCTCGACGAATCTTTCAAGATGGTCTGCGTCGAGGACTCGACGGCGAGGGAAGTGGGGGAGATGATCGTCCCGGCGTTCTGGAGCGATCTGGATGCAGTCTACTCGCTTGTCAAGTTGGTCAAGGACGTGGTTCAAGAAATGGAGACCGAGCGGCCGCTGGTCGGGCAATGCCTTCTGCTGTGGGATGACCTGAGGGCCAAGGTGAAGGAGTGGTGCAACAAATTCAGTATGGAGGAAGGGCCCGTGAAGAAGGTGGTCGAGCGAAGGTTCGATAAGAACTACCACCCGGCGTGGTCGGCGGCATTCATATTGGATCCATTGTATTTGATAAAGGACTCCAGCGGGAAGTACCTCCCGCCATTCAAGTGCTTGACGCCGGAGCAGGAGAAGGATGTGGACAAGCTCATCACGCGGATGGTTTCCCGGGAAGAAGCCCACATTGCGTTGATGGAGCTCATGAAGTGGAGGGCAGAGGGGTTGGATCCTCTCTATGCACAGGCAGTGCAGGTGAAGAAGCTCGACCCGATGACAGGCAAGATGAGGATTGCGAACCCACAGAGCAGCCGGCTCGTGTGGGAGACGTACCTCAGTGAGTTCAAGACACTAGGGAAGGTGGCGGTGCGGCTTATCTTCCTTCATGCCACTTCCTGTGGGTTCAAGTGCAACCTGTCGCTGCTGCGATGTGTCCGCACACATGGCCGTTCGAGGGGAGCGATGGACCGAGCCCAGAAGCTGGCCTTTGTGGCAGCCCATGCAAAGCTAGAAAGGAGGGATTTTTCGAATGAGGAGGAGAAGGATGCAGAGCTCTTTGATGATGGGGAGGATGATGTGCTAAATGAGCCAACCTTTGTGGATGCCTCATCAGTGTaacatttttatttgattttttttttctcccattTTGCTGCCTTCTGTAGAATTGGATTTGTAGGAATTGCCATAATTTTTTCTACAAAGTCTTCGATGTGTCCATGTTGTTGTTCTTAGTTGCTCGAGATTTTGGTGAGGAAGGGGTTGAGAGCAAGAGGACATGATCGATTTGCTAAAAGATCAGCATCTCTTGGCTGAGCATAAGATATTGTGAGGGTCATTGAGTTGCAGATAGAAAGGGAAGTCTTCTTGTTTATAACATAGAATTAATGAGGAGACCAAAACAGGAAGCATCGATGTAACATTTTGGTTGTTGAGAAATAATATTGATATGAAGTTGGAAGCAACGGGCCTCAAGATGATTCTTCTCATTTATTCTTCTTGCTTCCTTGCCTGGTTCGACTTTGATACCTTGTGGATTTCTTATGGCTTCTGTTTTCTTCAGCATACATGAATGTTCATATGTTGAACTGATTGATTCGAGAACTATCTTGTCATCCTCAGACAATATGATCTTTCTAAGCCATCAATTTTTCTTAATGTTCGTATGACCAGAGAGAACATTCACTTGAACTGGTCTTCGGAATCAAAGAGTATTTACTTGCTGTCGCTGAAACTAAGTGCCGTTGCATGCTACTTTTATTCAATTCAAATATATAAAAGGCTCTGCGGACAATGGGAATTCTATTCTTTTTGGTTGTATTTCCTATTCTCCGTGTAGGCAACACTCTTTATTTAAAACtgtggttagtagaaaatttgttttCTTAGCCCGTTGTTTAACTGCATTTTCTCGATATGGAGATCTCTGTTAAGACCAAAACTTCCAAACGTTCATTTCGATTTCTGCACTGCTGGTTCTGGTTTGGATGACTTCATGTGGTTAGCAAGTGATCATCCTTACTGATTGAGCAAAATACTTTGGTATATCAGTGCTCTTATCGGATTAATGTGCATTCCATGAGCTCTGGTGATCATGTGGCTTTTTTGGTATCACAGGAATCGATGGTCCCCTGCTCTAATGGTAGTGGCGCAAGTGATTATCGCCATGCCCATTCACATGGCCGAACAATACTGAGAAGTTGAGATAATAAGCAGAAGAGCATGAAGGACAGGAAAAGCTTGTGTAGCATAAATTCTGTCTCCGTTGTGGCTGTCATTCTATTCTCCTTGACTACTACATGATCTGAATCAATCTTCAATTCAGAAGTACAGAGGATGCTCTCCATGTTAATCCATGGGGAATGAGCATCTGAATGTGGATTCAGAACTGCACTGGCCAAGATATATGGCAATCTATGCTTTCAGATTCCTAGCTAAAAAAGGCTACCTATGCTTTGTGAGTTTGAGCACAACCATTTGGCTGCTTCCTGTCAACTGCCCATATTGTCTTCAACCATGATTGTATGAAAAACATCTAATGCGACAGTCCCACTAGAAATTTATTTCCAAAGGCTAAGCACCAACTGCATGGCCCCATTTACTCGAGTCCGCAATgaagaatgctctggagttcaCCTCTCTGATCCTCTGCTTACATTTAATTCCATAATTTGATCGTTTTGGCTCCATATT includes:
- the LOC105034316 gene encoding LOW QUALITY PROTEIN: uncharacterized protein (The sequence of the model RefSeq protein was modified relative to this genomic sequence to represent the inferred CDS: inserted 1 base in 1 codon); its protein translation is MATANASASAAAAAAVMDPPAVAEDATAKAVHKRYEGLMTVRTKAIKGKGAWYWSHLEPILVQSSDTGLPKAVKLRCSLCDAIFSASNPSRTASEHLKRGTCPNFTSPSSSSTPALPSPPPRPISSIAPCSSAAHPHHGSRKRSSATNPLPHSYHHHHHHLHASSLALIDPSRFSSSPTAASAGGDVVYPSSSTPPPHHLHPHLVLSGGKEDLGALAMLEDSVKKLKSPKTSPGPALAKAQVDSALSLLSDWFYESCGAVSLSSAEHPKFRSFLHQVGLPXLSRRDLAGPRLDARFEEARADADARIRDALFFQLSSDGWRPRDATATSDALVSLAVNLPNGTSVFHRAVLSHGGAPSKYAEEVLWDTVADVCGSAVQRCAGIVSDRFKSKALRNLETQNHWMVNLYCQLQGFHSLIKDFALDLPLCHSVAINCCKLATFFNTNNQARGIFHKYQLQQLDHASLLRVPPSFDPSAESGSHGREIVRNFAPVFAMLEDIMAAARALQLAVLDESFKMVCVEDSTAREVGEMIVPAFWSDLDAVYSLVKLVKDVVQEMETERPLVGQCLLLWDDLRAKVKEWCNKFSMEEGPVKKVVERRFDKNYHPAWSAAFILDPLYLIKDSSGKYLPPFKCLTPEQEKDVDKLITRMVSREEAHIALMELMKWRAEGLDPLYAQAVQVKKLDPMTGKMRIANPQSSRLVWETYLSEFKTLGKVAVRLIFLHATSCGFKCNLSLLRCVRTHGRSRGAMDRAQKLAFVAAHAKLERRDFSNEEEKDAELFDDGEDDVLNEPTFVDASSV